A genomic stretch from Telopea speciosissima isolate NSW1024214 ecotype Mountain lineage chromosome 7, Tspe_v1, whole genome shotgun sequence includes:
- the LOC122667478 gene encoding phospholipid:diacylglycerol acyltransferase 1-like, producing MSMLRRRKASENEKTSNLEFRRDEEEEKKEKDSKVTKKKKKWSCLDSCCWFVGCVCSIWWLLLFLYNAMPASFPQYVTEAISGPLPDPPGVKLQKEGLVAKHPVVFVPGIVTGGLELWEGHQCTDGLFRKRLWGGAFGDIYKRPLCWVEHMSLDNETGLDPSGIRVRPVTGLVAADYFAAGYFVWAVLIANLARLGYEEKTMYMAAYDWRLSFQNTEVRDQTLSSIKSNIELMVSTNGGTKVVVVPHSMGVLYFLHFMKWVESPAPMGGGGGSDWCAKHIKAVMNIGGPFLGVPKAVSGLFSSEAKDIAVFRTMAPAVLDKDVFGLKTLKHVMRMARSWDSTMSMIPRGGDTIWGGLDWSPEEGYVCSPKKQRNNDTTVAANNVTDSVLSQTKSSNYGKIISFGKDVAEMGSSKIERKDFRDADKGYANMTCHDVWTEYHEMGSEGIKAVVDYKVYTAGSILDLLHFVAPKMMKRGGAHFSYGIAEDLDDPKYKHYKYWSNPLETKLPNAPEMEIYSMYGVGVPTERAYVYKSIPAAECYIPFQIDTSADGENEGSCLKGGVFSVDGDETVPVLSAGFMCAKGWRGKTRFNPSGIQTYVREYDHAPPANLLEGRGTQSGAHVDIMGNFALIEDIMRVAAGAIGEDLGGDQVYSDIFKWSEKINLQL from the exons ATGTCGATGTTAAGGCGGAGGAAAGCTTCTGAAAACGAGAAAACctccaatttggagttcagaagggatgaagaagaggagaaaaaggagaaagatagTAAggtgacgaagaagaagaagaaatggtctTGCCTTGATAGCTGTTGTTGGTTCGTTGGGTGTGTCTGCTCGATTTGGTGGCTTTTACTCTTTCTTTATAATGCGATGCCGGCTTCGTTCCCTCAATACGTGACGGAAGCAATTTCGGGACCATTGCCTGATCCGCCTGGCGTGAAACTGCAGAAAGAAGGCCTGGTAGCGAAGCACCCTGTGGTGTTTGTGCCCGGGATTGTCACTGGTGGGCTTGAGCTTTGGGAGGGGCACCAATGTACGGATGGACTGTTCAGAAAGCGGCTTTGGGGCGGTGCTTTTGGAGACATTTATAAAAG ACCTCTATGTTGGGTAGAGCATATGTCATTGGACAATGAAACTGGACTGGATCCTTCTGGTATAAGAGTTAGGCCAGTCACTGGACTTGTTGCAGCAGATTACTTTGCAGCTGGCTATTTTGTGTGGGCAGTTCTGATCGCCAATTTGGCTCGGCTTGGGTATGAGGAGAAAACAATGTACATGGCTGCGTATGATTGGAGACTTTCATTCCAGAACACTGAA GTGCGGGACCAAACCCTGAGCAGTATTAAAAGCAATATAGAACTCATGGTAAGTACAAATGGTGGGACAAAGGTGGTTGTTGTTCCACATTCAATGggagttctgtactttttgcaTTTCATGAAGTGGGTTGAGTCACCAGCTCccatgggtggtggtggtgggtcaGATTGGTGCGCTAAGCATATAAAGGCAGTGATGAACATTGGTGGGCCATTTTTAGGTGTTCCAAAAGCAGTCTCGGGACTCTTCTCTTCTGAAGCCAAGGATATTGCTGTTTTCAG GACAATGGCACCTGCTGTTTTGGACAAGGATGTCTTTGGtctcaaaactttgaaacaTGTAATGCGGATGGCCCGCTCTTGGGATTCGACAATGTCAATGATACCAAGAGGTGGAGACACCATTTGGGGCGGTCTTGATTGGTCACCTGAAGAAGGTTATGTATGTAGTCCAAAGAAGCAACGAAACAATGATACAACAGTTGCAGCCAATAATGTGACAGATAGTGTGCTCTCTCAAacaaaaagttcaaattatgGAAAGATAATATCATTCGGGAAAGATGTGGCAGAAATGGGTTCTTCCAAGATTGAGAGGAAGGATTTTAGG GATGCTGATAAGGGTTATGCAAACATGACTTGTCATGATGTATGGACGGAGTATCATGAAATGGGCTCGGAAGGTATCAAAGCTGTGGTGGACTACAAAGTTTACACAGCTGGATCAATTTTGGATCTGCTTCATTTTGTTGCTCCAAAGATGATGAAGCGGGGAGGTGCTCATTTTTCATATGGGATTGCTGAGGATTTGGATGACCCTAAATATAAACACTACAAATATTGGTCAAACCCCTTGGAAACAAA ATTACCAAATGCTCCTGAAATGGAGATCTATTCTATGTATGGAGTCGGCGTTCCCACTGAAAGAGCATATGTTTACAAGTCAATTCCTGCTGCTGAATGCTACATTCCATTTCAGATTGATACCTCTGCTGATGGTGAAAATGAGGGTAGCTGTCTCAAAGGTGGTGTTTTTTCAGTGGATGGAGATGAAACTGTGCCTGTTCTTAGTGCTGGCTTCATGTGTGCAAAAGGTTGGCGTGGTAAAACCCGTTTCAATCCATCAGGAATTCAAACTTATGTCAGAGAGTATGATCATGCTCCTCCAGCTAATCTTCTGGAGGGCAGGGGCACCCAGAGTGGTGCTCATGTTGATATAATGGGAAATTTTGCATTGATTGAAGATATCATGAGAGTAGCTGCAGGGGCTATAGGAGAAGACTTGGGGGGTGATCAAGTTTACTCTGATATCTTCAAGTGGTCCGAAAAAATCAATTTACAGCTATAG